From Nitrosopumilus zosterae, the proteins below share one genomic window:
- a CDS encoding DNA primase yields MIALGQDEIAKYPFLADAGQYLKDQGFSLEQFGTDPDLKQLIDKAYDRILVAADGKIYKSDITGDHVSKEAALPREVFSFLLAIVLLKLCGMHTLIKRFALAEARRAEKYLERDLSNISDESKKELAIKVIDDLFSVQIEKQDDYFVIPISDYLKHSINFHEREWKLINRHVEKGLVFLTPHETVRLIRKELGTYINSKIINAKTPTMIPGFEDSVNKLALLSKKFATFTVTTGEYPPCIKHAIEILEKGENLPHSGRFMLATFLLSKGQSVQQIAPLFKNAPDYNPRVTLYQLNHLAGTSGSGTQYSCPSCEKLKTQSLCFATSECDNIINPLQFGKKRK; encoded by the coding sequence ATGATTGCACTAGGTCAAGATGAAATTGCCAAGTATCCATTTTTGGCAGATGCGGGTCAATATCTCAAAGATCAAGGATTTTCGCTAGAACAATTTGGAACAGATCCTGATCTAAAGCAGCTCATCGACAAAGCATATGATAGGATACTGGTGGCAGCAGACGGGAAGATCTACAAATCTGATATAACAGGTGATCATGTGTCAAAAGAGGCAGCGCTCCCAAGAGAAGTCTTCTCGTTTCTTCTAGCAATAGTGTTGCTAAAACTGTGTGGTATGCATACTCTAATCAAGAGATTTGCACTGGCAGAAGCTAGACGTGCAGAAAAGTATCTGGAACGCGATCTGTCAAACATTTCAGATGAATCAAAAAAAGAACTTGCAATCAAAGTAATTGATGATCTCTTTTCAGTTCAGATTGAAAAACAGGATGATTACTTTGTAATACCAATATCTGATTATCTGAAACATTCAATAAATTTTCATGAAAGAGAATGGAAGCTAATTAACAGACATGTGGAAAAAGGATTGGTATTTTTAACTCCGCATGAAACTGTCCGATTGATTAGAAAAGAATTGGGAACATACATCAATTCAAAAATTATTAATGCAAAAACTCCTACAATGATTCCTGGTTTTGAAGATTCCGTAAATAAACTTGCTTTACTGTCTAAAAAATTTGCAACTTTTACTGTAACAACTGGCGAGTATCCCCCATGCATCAAACATGCAATTGAAATACTTGAGAAAGGAGAAAACCTGCCACATTCAGGACGATTTATGCTAGCTACGTTTCTTCTCTCAAAGGGACAATCCGTTCAGCAAATAGCACCACTTTTCAAAAATGCGCCAGATTACAATCCACGTGTCACTCTTTACCAACTTAATCATCTAGCTGGAACTTCCGGCAGCGGAACACAATATTCTTGTCCTTCCTGTGAAAAATTAAAAACACAAAGTCTCTGTTTTGCAACATCCGAATGTGATAATATTATCAACCCATTACAATTTGGAAAAAAGAGAAAATGA
- a CDS encoding UPF0182 family protein, whose translation MYSASTDKQAPPPDAGKFIRLGIVVIIGIVIFAMVGNQAVILSMNFTEFGDQFTKPLYYTLVSTIILAAIALVRVNIFGRSSIFWYVIRTGIGFIGSGGQQSISNNISSFKEYKLSSLQFVIWQVTKILLFGAFFANIMFGFAAVSFIDGNYLGIENLPKLFSLPFVTPGNNPNYAAENVVPMIPALVILIPPLLAAIGLRLVLYVGIHRIINVITSFLQDSNDGKPRYLNYVSTIEGIIGIGIIWLGFNLFFTDQIDYNTRYIIGGTLFIGFALIAFSVVDRIRARVLTHMFKRDVYIRILSIITIAIIVAGVVSVNNSIADAKKIEFLGPYTAQQIGVNRYLGELNDIQENTHNVKLTSVSANNIKNYMNQHSDVLDVIRVWDWEAAFAKLKPEIGLIPYVDFEDNDILRFNNTLYWTASMKPILPTSVSLENRWYNEHLVYTHVPNGFLTLEATDGQIIDSGEFFKQREIYYGEGGLFEQTWSGYPNSRDSQNSAELGGVSYSGIGGLDVSPPLSWIFEPNFLLSFPAESVHIMRYKDVHDRMETLYPYFLYNLFGNELDSLPVTDGTNSYWLVPLIIGFDTRDVPWSVGNPYLRLVGYALVDTYNGDIQLLKTGDDFFSEMFASQYSEQFQPMPSWLEEQIRYPVELFNWKTEMYNVYHVDDVETFIQANEFYEIPRGLDTYYIEAKPPGFAQTEFLGLLSLELRGSQGRNLAGYMVVENDLTNLGNLQFYEVPLNSTTKLIGPTAVSEALDRDPEFAQLKTLLRNPRIGDNILYRVGDHDVYFIPVYTAGAGGVVAQLGTIAAVGAAFNGEYFVGLGDTQEKAFESYLKKVSGVAPTITTADDNYVELVRNERVDIIKRVFKENGITVSEPTSIQIPLSFNEGELFFFTESDRENTEEFLNEFIDDFVKPRSDRVFMWQEENNLNIGTIFVKDGISEIHYVSIEVGN comes from the coding sequence ATGTATAGTGCCTCTACTGATAAGCAAGCTCCACCTCCTGATGCTGGAAAATTCATCAGATTAGGCATTGTAGTCATTATTGGAATAGTGATTTTTGCCATGGTGGGAAACCAGGCAGTAATTTTATCAATGAATTTCACTGAATTTGGCGATCAGTTTACCAAACCTCTCTATTACACGCTAGTCTCTACAATAATTCTTGCTGCTATTGCACTAGTTCGAGTAAATATCTTTGGAAGATCCTCAATTTTTTGGTATGTGATTAGAACTGGAATCGGATTTATTGGAAGCGGTGGACAACAATCTATTTCAAATAACATCTCAAGTTTCAAAGAATACAAACTATCGTCTCTACAATTTGTAATTTGGCAAGTTACCAAAATCTTGCTTTTTGGCGCATTTTTTGCAAATATCATGTTTGGATTTGCAGCAGTATCATTTATTGATGGAAATTACTTGGGTATTGAAAATCTACCAAAATTGTTCTCTTTGCCTTTTGTTACTCCTGGAAATAATCCAAACTACGCAGCTGAAAATGTTGTTCCAATGATCCCTGCACTGGTAATTTTAATTCCTCCATTACTTGCAGCAATTGGATTACGTCTAGTTCTGTATGTGGGAATTCATAGAATAATCAATGTAATCACTTCATTTTTGCAAGATTCAAACGACGGAAAGCCAAGATATCTAAACTATGTTTCAACAATAGAGGGAATAATCGGCATTGGAATAATCTGGTTAGGATTCAATCTCTTTTTTACAGATCAAATTGATTACAATACGCGATATATTATTGGTGGAACGTTATTCATAGGATTTGCACTAATTGCATTCTCTGTAGTTGATAGAATTAGAGCACGTGTTCTAACTCATATGTTCAAGAGAGATGTCTACATTAGAATTCTAAGTATTATTACTATTGCAATCATTGTTGCAGGAGTAGTATCTGTAAATAATAGTATAGCTGATGCTAAAAAAATTGAATTTTTGGGGCCATACACAGCTCAACAAATAGGAGTAAATAGATATCTTGGTGAATTAAATGATATTCAAGAAAATACTCATAATGTCAAACTAACATCTGTCTCTGCAAACAACATCAAAAATTACATGAATCAACATAGTGATGTGCTTGATGTAATACGCGTTTGGGATTGGGAAGCAGCCTTTGCAAAACTAAAGCCTGAGATTGGTCTTATCCCATATGTAGACTTTGAAGACAACGACATTCTCCGCTTTAACAATACTCTTTATTGGACTGCATCCATGAAACCAATTCTCCCAACATCTGTTAGCCTTGAAAATAGATGGTACAACGAACATTTGGTATATACACATGTCCCAAACGGATTCCTAACACTTGAAGCTACAGATGGTCAGATTATTGATAGTGGCGAATTTTTCAAACAAAGAGAGATTTACTATGGTGAAGGCGGATTATTCGAGCAAACTTGGTCTGGCTATCCGAATTCACGAGATAGTCAAAATAGTGCCGAACTAGGCGGGGTGTCTTATTCGGGAATTGGTGGATTAGATGTTTCACCACCGTTAAGTTGGATATTTGAGCCAAACTTTTTGCTTTCTTTTCCAGCTGAATCAGTGCATATCATGAGATACAAGGATGTACATGATAGAATGGAAACACTGTACCCTTACTTCCTCTACAATTTATTTGGAAACGAATTGGATTCACTTCCTGTAACTGATGGAACAAACTCTTACTGGTTAGTTCCATTAATTATTGGATTTGACACTCGTGATGTACCTTGGTCTGTTGGAAATCCATACTTGCGTTTGGTAGGATATGCACTAGTAGACACTTACAATGGTGACATTCAATTACTAAAGACTGGCGATGATTTCTTTTCAGAAATGTTTGCCAGTCAATATTCTGAGCAATTCCAGCCTATGCCATCTTGGTTGGAAGAACAAATCAGATACCCTGTTGAATTATTCAATTGGAAAACAGAGATGTATAACGTCTACCATGTAGATGACGTTGAGACATTCATTCAAGCAAATGAATTCTATGAAATCCCACGCGGATTAGATACCTACTATATTGAAGCCAAACCTCCTGGCTTTGCACAAACTGAATTCCTAGGATTACTTTCACTTGAATTAAGAGGATCTCAAGGACGAAATCTTGCTGGATACATGGTAGTTGAAAATGATCTTACTAATCTGGGAAACTTGCAATTCTATGAAGTCCCGCTAAACTCCACTACCAAATTGATTGGTCCTACAGCAGTTAGCGAAGCGCTAGATAGAGATCCGGAATTTGCTCAACTAAAGACACTTTTGCGAAACCCAAGAATTGGTGATAACATTTTGTATCGTGTAGGTGATCATGATGTTTACTTTATTCCTGTATATACAGCCGGAGCTGGCGGTGTAGTTGCACAACTAGGTACAATTGCAGCGGTAGGGGCTGCATTTAACGGAGAATACTTTGTTGGGTTGGGTGATACTCAAGAAAAGGCATTTGAATCATACTTGAAGAAAGTTTCAGGTGTTGCACCAACCATAACAACTGCAGATGATAATTATGTTGAACTAGTCAGAAATGAAAGAGTTGATATTATAAAACGTGTCTTTAAAGAAAATGGCATTACAGTATCTGAACCTACATCAATCCAGATTCCACTTTCATTTAATGAGGGTGAGTTGTTCTTCTTTACTGAAAGTGATCGTGAGAATACGGAAGAATTCCTCAATGAATTCATTGATGACTTTGTAAAACCACGGAGCGATAGAGTATTCATGTGGCAAGAGGAAAATAATCTCAACATTGGAACAATTTTTGTCAAAGATGGAATATCTGAGATACATTATGTTTCAATTGAGGTAGGCAACTAA
- a CDS encoding tetratricopeptide repeat protein produces MVQDHELLLPLVEEENICLPLPINVVSKYWNIELPMAEAIETAKKYSGFNGSILVEGIESAERHGLTCKIINSSLSELKKIIDSGIPPIVILPGIPEITQHASVITGYDDEEKTILHYIQKGNQEGEQQEGAIPEEIFEKEWSEEGRLLILLAPPDILSAVKLENDSSDKSNRLCIMAERENILKNSSDALESLNKALQIYPNNSTALHQLGSMMNEQNSSECVKFYEKCLDINKRSYLTYNGLGNFYLKTNQFEKAENYYTKAIEINPKRSAKIYKNRAYLREKQNKNSEAKDDLRSYLKYYPKAPDRGVIEQAIREI; encoded by the coding sequence GTGGTACAAGATCATGAATTACTATTGCCCCTTGTTGAAGAAGAAAATATTTGTCTACCATTGCCAATTAACGTTGTATCAAAATATTGGAATATTGAATTACCAATGGCCGAAGCTATAGAAACTGCAAAAAAGTATTCTGGATTTAATGGAAGTATACTTGTTGAAGGAATAGAATCAGCAGAAAGACATGGCCTAACTTGTAAGATAATTAACTCTTCTTTGTCTGAGTTGAAAAAAATTATTGATTCTGGTATTCCTCCAATTGTTATTCTTCCGGGAATTCCAGAAATTACTCAACATGCATCTGTAATTACTGGATATGATGATGAAGAAAAGACAATTCTACACTACATCCAAAAAGGTAACCAAGAAGGTGAACAACAAGAAGGAGCAATACCTGAAGAGATTTTTGAGAAAGAGTGGTCCGAAGAAGGAAGACTGTTGATATTGCTGGCCCCGCCAGACATTTTGTCTGCTGTTAAACTTGAAAATGATTCTAGTGATAAATCAAATCGATTGTGCATTATGGCTGAACGAGAAAACATTCTCAAAAACTCGTCTGATGCCCTTGAATCATTAAACAAGGCATTACAAATTTATCCAAATAATTCTACAGCTTTGCATCAATTGGGTTCTATGATGAATGAACAAAATTCTTCTGAGTGTGTAAAATTTTATGAAAAATGTTTAGACATCAATAAAAGATCATATTTGACTTACAATGGTTTAGGAAATTTTTATCTAAAAACAAACCAATTTGAAAAGGCGGAAAACTATTACACAAAAGCAATTGAAATTAATCCAAAAAGATCTGCTAAAATTTACAAAAATCGGGCTTATCTTAGAGAGAAACAAAACAAAAACTCTGAGGCAAAAGATGATCTCAGGAGCTACTTGAAGTATTATCCAAAAGCTCCTGATAGAGGAGTAATAGAGCAAGCAATTAGAGAGATTTAA
- a CDS encoding deoxyribonuclease IV, translating to MQIGCHVSISGSIDKAVDNAVERECTAFQIFTRNPRGWHAKELSKEDITNFKTKLKASKIDRFATCAHMPYLPNLATPKDDGFEKSISTLINEVERCAQLGIPYLVTHLGSHLGTGEEAGIKRLVEGLTKAGKTKNDVIILLENTAGQKNSVGSDFKQLGEIFRQLKPAKKFGICIDSCHAFVSGYDLRTEDKVKETFDEFDKYVGLENLKILHLNDAKGELGCNLDRHYHLGMGGIGEKGISALVKFANKKKIPIILETPIDDERDDFENIRIAKELA from the coding sequence ATGCAGATCGGCTGTCACGTTTCAATTTCCGGTTCAATTGACAAAGCAGTAGATAATGCAGTTGAAAGAGAATGTACTGCTTTTCAGATATTTACCAGAAATCCAAGAGGATGGCATGCAAAAGAACTATCAAAAGAAGATATTACAAATTTTAAAACAAAACTAAAGGCAAGTAAAATTGACAGATTTGCGACATGTGCACATATGCCATATTTGCCAAATCTTGCTACTCCAAAAGATGACGGATTTGAAAAATCAATCAGCACTTTGATTAATGAAGTAGAGAGATGTGCACAGCTAGGAATACCATATTTGGTTACACATCTGGGTAGTCATTTAGGAACAGGAGAAGAAGCTGGAATTAAAAGACTGGTTGAAGGACTAACAAAAGCTGGAAAGACAAAAAACGACGTAATCATATTATTGGAAAATACTGCAGGCCAGAAAAATTCTGTTGGTTCTGACTTTAAACAGTTGGGTGAAATCTTCAGACAATTAAAGCCTGCAAAGAAATTTGGCATCTGTATTGATTCTTGTCATGCATTTGTTTCAGGATATGACTTGAGAACAGAAGATAAAGTAAAGGAAACATTTGATGAATTTGATAAATATGTGGGATTGGAGAATTTGAAAATTTTGCATCTAAATGATGCTAAAGGTGAGCTTGGTTGTAATTTGGACAGACATTATCATTTGGGAATGGGAGGAATTGGAGAGAAAGGAATTTCAGCTTTGGTAAAGTTTGCAAACAAGAAGAAGATTCCAATAATTTTAGAAACACCAATTGATGATGAAAGAGATGACTTTGAGAATATCAGAATAGCAAAGGAGCTTGCGTAG
- a CDS encoding type 1 glutamine amidotransferase: MLLVVDNGSVYTKNLTDFLLNKNIPFEKQTPQSLDLNSLGNYDCFILSGRRKNEKKTNEINSKIVNYSLKNNVKLLGICYGAEILALTLGGTIRKSSSLQKGNEKIKILTDNPICSDSLDVFESHGFEISKLPDVFVSLGESNYCKYEIIQYKKKPIFGTQFHPEMTKDGNSLIEKFCSL, from the coding sequence TTGCTCTTAGTAGTTGATAACGGCTCTGTTTATACAAAAAATTTAACTGATTTTTTATTAAACAAAAATATTCCGTTTGAAAAACAAACTCCTCAATCTCTTGACTTAAATTCGCTTGGGAATTATGACTGTTTTATTTTATCTGGAAGAAGAAAGAACGAAAAAAAGACAAATGAAATTAATTCAAAAATAGTTAATTATTCTCTTAAAAATAATGTCAAACTGCTTGGAATTTGTTATGGTGCTGAAATTTTGGCCCTTACATTGGGTGGAACAATTAGAAAATCCTCCTCGCTTCAAAAGGGAAACGAAAAGATCAAAATATTAACTGACAATCCTATTTGCAGTGATTCTCTAGATGTATTTGAGAGTCATGGATTTGAGATATCCAAACTGCCTGATGTTTTCGTCTCGCTTGGGGAATCAAATTACTGTAAATATGAAATCATTCAATATAAAAAAAAGCCAATTTTTGGAACACAATTTCATCCAGAAATGACCAAAGACGGTAACAGTTTAATTGAAAAATTCTGTTCGCTCTGA
- a CDS encoding S6e family ribosomal protein, with translation MTNFKLTISDIKGKSVSKELKDSDANPLLGLQLGNETDASIVGLSGKLKITGGSDKSGVPMRNDVHGSARKKVLLSKGVGLQDAEIGQRKRKLMRGNTVSEEIYQVNCKFDGELPVEAPAESTEEKTEDKKE, from the coding sequence TTGACAAACTTCAAACTTACTATATCTGACATTAAAGGAAAATCAGTTTCAAAGGAACTTAAAGATAGTGATGCTAATCCACTGTTAGGATTACAACTTGGAAATGAAACTGATGCATCAATAGTTGGATTATCTGGAAAATTAAAAATCACTGGCGGAAGTGACAAATCTGGAGTTCCTATGAGAAATGACGTTCATGGTTCTGCAAGAAAAAAAGTTCTTCTTTCTAAAGGTGTAGGTCTGCAAGATGCAGAGATTGGACAAAGAAAAAGAAAACTAATGCGTGGAAATACAGTATCTGAAGAAATCTACCAAGTAAATTGTAAATTTGATGGAGAATTGCCAGTTGAAGCACCTGCTGAATCTACAGAAGAAAAAACTGAAGATAAAAAAGAATAA
- the glyS gene encoding glycine--tRNA ligase has translation MNYEEVMKLALERGFYFPSCEVYADAQAGFWEYGPSGVGLKNKFLELWRRELIRRDGMLEIDGSQIMSKSVFEASGHLGNFADPIIKCTKCNSTFRADRTIADISQIEIPESADLEEFDNAIIQNNIKCPKCKGDFEKTKKFNMMFKVGIGPQEEEAYLRPETCQSIFVDFPRLFKTMRGKLPLGIAQVGKSFRNEIAPRQSLLRLREFYQAEIEVFCNPSKLEEVENFAEIENTVIRVQTDAEPVSMTCKEAVESGIIPNKFVAYYLGLLTEFYEKTGIDIAKSRFRKLGDKEKAFYAEVAFDFEVETTIGWLELVACNYRSDYDLSSHATKSKEKFEVMDNDDKVLPHVFEISMGIDRSLYTILEHSLKEDKEHERVVLSIKPYLAPIHVGILSLVKKDGLKEKTDEIYLQIKRKCDAFLDHSGAIGRRYRRLDEIGAPFAVTIDHQTLEDETVTIRKRDSMEQSRIKISELESIAVESIAFP, from the coding sequence ATGAACTATGAAGAAGTAATGAAATTAGCACTTGAGCGCGGATTTTACTTTCCTAGCTGTGAAGTATATGCTGATGCTCAGGCTGGATTTTGGGAATACGGGCCATCAGGGGTAGGACTAAAAAATAAATTTCTAGAATTATGGAGACGTGAACTAATCAGGCGAGACGGGATGCTTGAGATTGATGGCTCTCAGATTATGTCGAAATCAGTATTTGAGGCATCCGGACATCTTGGAAACTTTGCTGATCCAATAATAAAATGTACAAAGTGTAATTCTACATTTAGAGCAGATAGGACAATAGCAGACATTTCACAGATTGAAATTCCCGAAAGTGCAGATTTGGAAGAATTTGATAATGCCATTATTCAAAATAACATAAAGTGTCCAAAGTGCAAAGGTGATTTTGAAAAGACCAAAAAATTCAACATGATGTTCAAAGTAGGTATTGGTCCTCAAGAGGAAGAAGCATATCTTAGACCAGAAACGTGTCAATCGATCTTTGTGGATTTTCCCAGACTATTCAAAACAATGCGAGGGAAGCTTCCTCTAGGAATTGCTCAGGTTGGAAAAAGTTTCAGAAATGAAATAGCTCCAAGACAGAGCTTGCTGAGATTGAGGGAATTTTATCAGGCAGAAATTGAAGTGTTTTGCAATCCATCAAAGCTGGAAGAAGTGGAAAACTTTGCAGAAATTGAAAATACTGTAATTCGAGTTCAGACAGACGCAGAACCAGTCTCCATGACTTGCAAAGAAGCAGTGGAATCTGGAATCATTCCAAACAAGTTTGTTGCATATTACTTGGGATTATTGACTGAGTTTTATGAAAAGACAGGAATTGACATTGCAAAAAGTAGATTCAGAAAACTTGGAGACAAAGAAAAGGCATTCTATGCTGAAGTTGCATTTGATTTTGAAGTGGAAACAACAATTGGGTGGCTTGAACTTGTTGCATGTAATTATAGATCTGACTATGATTTGTCCAGTCATGCTACAAAGAGCAAGGAGAAATTTGAGGTTATGGACAATGATGATAAAGTATTACCTCATGTCTTTGAGATTTCAATGGGAATTGATCGTAGTCTTTACACAATTTTAGAACATAGTCTCAAAGAAGATAAAGAACATGAGAGAGTGGTACTATCTATCAAACCATATCTAGCTCCAATTCATGTAGGAATTCTATCACTAGTCAAAAAGGATGGACTAAAAGAGAAAACAGATGAGATTTATCTTCAAATCAAGCGTAAATGTGATGCGTTTTTGGATCATTCAGGAGCTATCGGTAGAAGATACAGAAGACTGGATGAGATTGGCGCACCATTTGCAGTAACTATTGATCATCAGACTTTAGAGGATGAGACAGTTACTATAAGAAAACGAGATTCTATGGAACAAAGCAGAATAAAGATTTCAGAATTAGAGTCAATTGCTGTAGAATCTATCGCATTTCCATAG
- a CDS encoding DNA primase small subunit domain-containing protein — protein MQDSDIKFLEDSFKKYYFEHFDLIRVQERTSEREFGYQKFNSGMTRHIQIKDDRELHLLFMQNIPSDVYCSNAYYSFPNLPMNEKDWKEADLIFDIDAKDLNLPCRENHTISICNECSQVSNDSGQCRKCNSTKLEKKSLPCKNCIDSSKIQVEKLSEILVDDFAIDKENIHVYFSGNEGFHVYVYNSQFQKIGSRERSELSDYIMLRGAIPETFGMKKIKSNRSSFPDFDDSGWKGRFSKYVFGTKSKRSKIISELLVNGYSSFQKTLDDVSENIGVKIDPNVTMDVHRIFRLPGSINSKSGLTKILCKDLAKFDPYTEASFLSDDTVEVFANSPIEFKLKNKKFGPYKNEKVTIPTFAAVYMICKKLARIA, from the coding sequence ATGCAAGACTCTGATATTAAATTCCTGGAAGACTCGTTCAAAAAATATTATTTTGAACATTTTGATCTAATTCGGGTACAAGAACGAACATCTGAAAGAGAATTCGGCTACCAGAAATTCAATTCAGGAATGACTCGTCATATTCAAATCAAAGATGACAGGGAGTTGCATTTGCTATTCATGCAAAATATCCCATCTGATGTTTATTGCTCAAATGCTTACTATTCATTTCCTAATCTACCAATGAACGAAAAAGACTGGAAAGAAGCAGATCTCATTTTTGATATTGACGCCAAGGATCTCAATTTACCATGTAGGGAAAATCATACAATATCAATATGTAATGAATGCAGTCAAGTCTCAAATGATTCTGGGCAATGCAGAAAATGTAATTCAACAAAACTGGAAAAAAAATCTCTACCGTGTAAAAATTGCATTGATTCCTCAAAAATCCAAGTGGAAAAGTTATCTGAAATTTTAGTTGATGATTTTGCAATAGATAAAGAAAACATTCATGTTTATTTCTCTGGTAATGAAGGATTTCATGTTTATGTGTATAATTCTCAATTCCAGAAGATTGGTTCTAGAGAAAGATCAGAACTATCCGATTACATCATGCTGCGTGGTGCAATACCTGAAACATTTGGAATGAAGAAAATCAAATCAAACAGATCCTCATTCCCAGACTTTGATGATAGTGGATGGAAAGGAAGATTCTCAAAGTACGTATTTGGAACAAAATCAAAACGTTCGAAAATCATCTCAGAGCTACTTGTAAATGGCTATTCGTCTTTTCAAAAAACTTTAGATGATGTATCTGAAAACATTGGAGTCAAAATTGATCCAAATGTTACAATGGATGTACATAGAATCTTCAGACTTCCTGGCTCTATTAACAGCAAGAGTGGTCTTACAAAAATTCTTTGCAAAGATCTAGCAAAGTTTGATCCGTATACTGAAGCGTCTTTCCTTAGTGATGATACGGTGGAAGTTTTTGCAAATTCTCCAATAGAATTCAAACTAAAAAACAAAAAATTCGGACCATACAAAAATGAAAAAGTAACAATTCCGACATTTGCTGCAGTCTATATGATTTGCAAAAAATTGGCAAGAATCGCTTAA
- a CDS encoding zinc-domain-containing protein: MDARCPECEKVAILDDDITNVKCPHCNFEADYDSYLEIMKDQAINMATDYIPDRPGM; this comes from the coding sequence ATGGATGCAAGATGTCCTGAATGTGAAAAAGTTGCAATATTAGATGATGATATTACCAATGTAAAGTGTCCCCATTGCAACTTTGAAGCAGATTATGATTCATATCTTGAAATCATGAAAGATCAGGCAATCAATATGGCAACAGACTATATTCCCGATCGACCAGGAATGTAA